A portion of the Candidatus Pristimantibacillus lignocellulolyticus genome contains these proteins:
- a CDS encoding zinc ribbon domain-containing protein: MSKSVKPGRGPSAMGAVGSVAIGLFGIFWTITAASMGAPIFFVFFGIIFVGISIAQAIYHYNNATAKNRMSLFDITETNEEPDPLNRYINNTQGQDYNQFNEQISNTSSFSFCPYCGNKINDSSYSYCSKCGKEIKG; the protein is encoded by the coding sequence ATGAGTAAAAGTGTAAAACCAGGTCGAGGTCCTTCTGCAATGGGAGCTGTAGGAAGTGTAGCAATTGGATTATTCGGAATCTTTTGGACCATAACGGCGGCAAGCATGGGTGCTCCGATCTTTTTTGTGTTTTTTGGAATAATATTTGTAGGAATTTCTATTGCTCAAGCGATTTATCATTATAATAATGCAACAGCAAAAAATAGAATGTCTCTATTTGATATTACTGAAACTAATGAAGAACCAGATCCGCTGAATAGGTACATCAATAATACGCAGGGGCAAGATTATAATCAATTTAACGAACAAATAAGTAATACAAGTAGTTTTAGTTTCTGTCCTTATTGCGGTAACAAGATAAATGATAGTTCATATAGTTACTGCTCGAAGTGTGGCAAAGAAATTAAGGGATAG
- a CDS encoding S-layer homology domain-containing protein produces MKRKILMFLLVGIICTVNFMQGSALAASTSQFQLTADKLELEPGEVVTLAMNGKKLKDMYAYEATFTYDSTKLEFMEAKSQLKGFSVAPMIKDNEITLAHTKVGNSAGENGDLLIVTLTFKVKESGIAVVNWNAMKVVDSQLQANSYAVNETASLTIAGPIVNPVSFTDINGHWAEKSIIEAANKGLIDGYPNGKFLPNGSITRTEFAVMLSRSLKLEVQDELTFTDASKIPNWAKSDVAKAVKAGFIQGYQDNSFIGDQPITRAEIAVMVARSLNLKAADGSKLPFVDSSSIPSWAKGSVELAVDKGIMQGSSGNKFVPNDNATRAEATVMILRLLSLDK; encoded by the coding sequence ATGAAGAGGAAAATATTAATGTTTTTATTGGTTGGTATCATTTGTACAGTTAATTTCATGCAAGGTTCAGCTCTTGCAGCAAGTACCTCACAGTTTCAATTAACGGCAGACAAGCTAGAACTGGAACCAGGTGAAGTCGTTACGTTGGCGATGAATGGAAAAAAACTGAAAGATATGTACGCGTATGAAGCTACATTCACTTATGATTCTACTAAGCTAGAATTTATGGAAGCTAAATCACAATTAAAAGGATTTTCCGTAGCTCCAATGATAAAGGATAATGAAATCACACTTGCACATACGAAAGTTGGAAATAGTGCTGGCGAAAATGGAGATTTATTAATTGTAACATTAACATTTAAAGTGAAAGAAAGCGGTATAGCCGTAGTGAATTGGAACGCTATGAAAGTAGTAGACAGTCAACTTCAAGCAAATAGTTATGCAGTGAATGAAACGGCATCACTTACTATTGCAGGTCCGATCGTGAATCCAGTCTCATTTACCGATATTAATGGTCATTGGGCTGAAAAATCGATTATTGAAGCAGCAAACAAAGGTTTGATTGATGGATATCCTAATGGGAAGTTTCTACCAAACGGTTCCATTACACGGACAGAATTTGCAGTAATGTTATCAAGATCATTGAAGCTGGAAGTGCAGGACGAGCTTACATTCACTGATGCAAGCAAAATTCCGAATTGGGCAAAATCAGATGTTGCTAAAGCGGTAAAAGCTGGATTTATCCAAGGTTATCAAGATAATAGCTTTATAGGTGACCAACCAATAACTAGAGCAGAAATTGCGGTAATGGTTGCTCGCAGTTTGAACTTGAAAGCTGCTGACGGTTCCAAACTACCATTTGTTGATAGTAGCAGCATTCCAAGCTGGGCTAAAGGATCGGTAGAACTAGCAGTTGATAAAGGAATTATGCAAGGTAGTAGCGGTAATAAATTTGTACCGAATGATAACGCAACAAGAGCAGAAGCGACAGTAATGATATTAAGACTATTGAGTTTAGATAAGTAA
- a CDS encoding DNRLRE domain-containing protein, with translation MMRIRIKMTALLLAVMMIAQSLNFVGGGSVSAAEIIDPVIAGDDQSSSPIKANSLYGTTVRGGSHADKQATTGSTTIAKELIETKWAGDMSFSRRGHMEFDMSASSNIDWNNVQSIKLTMFLKEHTGNDKTDTIQVFRTEKPSISEENWTWNNTLGLMDNAVAIGEQTFTDANTGTWVEIDVTDLKESLQADATSPFALALYPKAKADNGGIRFYSQHQESGKYKPYLSIYQSEYVDTISPTVKVIGLTDGQQLIEEDLTFTIEALDNVDANPAILLTVNGVPVTAANGSNTIRLKSGQNMITIAAMDAAGNVSETKQYTVNYSKSQVIPVTGDTYTDIRELNKNFNGAKMQLKEPVGGGTTRNIYLSFALPSNVPYVKEAGIELFLAELMGNERTSEVINIYEVSGFDETTLTSGNAPAIGEKVADAAYSRVSANAYPNRFVRLDISEFINKKLAAQQSGLVYFVLKIDNGHDQKGAYFLSKENSQAEAPRLVLVEGLPAPTLEVVGIEDQAIYSTESIKDVAISAKSVNDTIQVDLEVIVNDDLVAPNINGQYDVPLQLGTNTIKVTASDEAGNTVVKMYTVTRLQGAATGVYYVDSEAGDDNNDGLSEQTAWKSLEKLNAIQWQPGSKILFKRGGIWNGQFRPKGSGTVEAPIIVDVYGESTSRPIINGGGISNKDTNNAFAEGAVHLYNLSYWEINGIEVTNKGAIVSEAARAGIMVVAGGNGFVDHVHVKDVYVHDINSHDDAQKISGGIIFRGDTVDEKGNITNVSSGFRDILVENSHIKDVAIEGLRTKTYKNGSDTGSIKNVDVVFRNNLIENILGDGIVISEMASGGLVEKNIIRRHSMSPKSRNYAGLWLYQTDKVLIQNNEVYDGVHGYNDGEAFDFDISATNNIYQYNYSHNNRGGFLLTMASAGVGNVFRYNISKNDGNGTEIFFCMNDRTAIYNNTIYIGEGMKVLYLIKENNIQNMFFKNNIVHVEGKLEKYSQMTTSYDAPNVSNNLFYPASVASLPGSPNSYSTLVTGPANLVSPDAESIVMDTWTQQIWDTNIANFKLTADSPAIDAGVVIPNSGAHDIYGTPLYAGQPDIGAHEFTVVQVDRTALNDLINTAQSTHDAALEGTNAGQYPVGSKAVLQDAIHSAADVAKDTDATQLQINEAVATLNTALETFKSAVSIGVPGDVNGNDKVSIENLAHIAKHYGKKFGDADWNDVKFADINNDNKIDIEDLVALAKLIS, from the coding sequence ATGATGAGAATTCGAATTAAAATGACAGCGCTTTTATTGGCGGTAATGATGATTGCACAAAGTTTGAATTTTGTAGGTGGCGGATCGGTTTCTGCTGCAGAGATAATCGATCCAGTAATTGCAGGGGATGATCAATCATCATCCCCGATTAAAGCAAATTCGTTATATGGTACGACAGTACGTGGAGGTTCTCATGCTGATAAGCAGGCAACGACAGGCTCCACTACAATTGCTAAAGAACTCATTGAAACGAAATGGGCGGGCGATATGAGCTTTAGCAGAAGAGGACATATGGAGTTTGATATGTCTGCTAGCTCGAACATCGACTGGAATAATGTACAAAGTATTAAGCTGACGATGTTTTTAAAGGAACATACAGGTAACGATAAGACAGATACGATTCAAGTTTTCAGAACAGAAAAACCTTCAATAAGTGAAGAAAACTGGACATGGAATAATACGCTTGGGTTAATGGATAACGCTGTTGCAATCGGTGAACAGACGTTTACGGATGCGAATACCGGCACATGGGTTGAAATTGATGTGACTGATTTGAAGGAATCACTTCAGGCAGATGCTACATCACCTTTTGCTTTAGCTCTTTATCCGAAGGCAAAGGCAGACAATGGAGGAATCCGTTTTTATTCTCAGCACCAAGAATCAGGTAAATACAAACCATATTTAAGCATTTATCAATCCGAATATGTGGATACAATTTCTCCAACCGTTAAAGTTATCGGATTAACAGATGGCCAGCAATTAATCGAGGAAGATTTAACGTTTACGATCGAGGCTTTAGATAATGTAGATGCTAATCCGGCAATTTTGTTGACGGTGAATGGAGTTCCCGTAACAGCTGCAAATGGAAGCAATACAATCAGACTGAAGTCTGGACAGAATATGATTACGATTGCAGCAATGGATGCTGCAGGTAATGTATCTGAAACAAAACAATATACTGTTAATTATTCGAAGTCACAAGTGATTCCTGTAACGGGGGATACCTATACAGATATTAGAGAGTTAAACAAGAACTTTAATGGCGCAAAAATGCAATTAAAAGAGCCAGTGGGTGGCGGAACAACGAGAAATATTTATCTGTCATTCGCTTTACCTAGTAATGTACCTTATGTGAAGGAAGCAGGCATTGAGTTATTTTTAGCAGAGCTGATGGGGAATGAAAGAACATCGGAAGTTATTAATATCTATGAGGTTTCTGGGTTCGATGAAACGACGCTAACTTCAGGTAATGCACCTGCCATTGGTGAGAAAGTAGCCGATGCTGCATACAGTAGGGTATCTGCTAACGCATATCCAAATAGGTTTGTCAGATTAGATATCAGTGAGTTTATTAACAAAAAGTTAGCAGCACAACAATCTGGACTCGTCTATTTCGTGTTGAAAATTGACAATGGACATGATCAAAAAGGTGCTTATTTCCTAAGTAAAGAAAACTCTCAAGCAGAAGCGCCACGCCTTGTACTCGTTGAAGGCTTGCCAGCTCCTACACTAGAAGTAGTGGGAATCGAGGATCAAGCGATTTATTCAACAGAAAGTATTAAAGATGTAGCGATTAGTGCGAAAAGTGTGAATGATACGATTCAAGTGGATCTAGAAGTAATAGTTAATGATGATTTAGTTGCACCAAACATCAATGGTCAATATGATGTCCCATTGCAATTAGGAACAAATACGATCAAAGTGACAGCAAGTGATGAAGCGGGAAATACGGTTGTGAAAATGTACACGGTGACACGTCTTCAAGGTGCAGCAACTGGTGTTTATTATGTGGACAGTGAAGCTGGTGACGACAATAACGATGGATTAAGTGAACAAACGGCATGGAAATCGCTTGAAAAACTGAATGCAATTCAATGGCAACCGGGCAGTAAAATATTATTTAAACGTGGTGGAATATGGAATGGTCAATTTAGACCTAAAGGATCAGGTACAGTAGAAGCGCCAATTATTGTAGATGTATATGGTGAGTCAACGAGTAGACCAATTATTAATGGTGGCGGTATTTCTAATAAAGATACGAATAATGCATTTGCCGAAGGTGCTGTACATTTATACAACTTATCCTATTGGGAGATTAATGGAATAGAAGTAACGAATAAAGGTGCTATAGTATCAGAGGCTGCGCGAGCAGGGATTATGGTAGTAGCTGGTGGTAATGGATTTGTTGATCATGTTCATGTGAAAGATGTATATGTACATGATATAAACTCACATGACGACGCTCAAAAAATATCAGGCGGTATTATTTTCAGAGGGGATACCGTTGATGAAAAAGGCAATATCACAAATGTCTCATCTGGTTTCCGAGATATTCTTGTAGAAAATTCTCACATTAAAGATGTTGCTATTGAAGGCCTTCGTACCAAAACATATAAAAACGGCAGCGATACAGGCAGTATCAAAAATGTCGATGTCGTGTTTAGAAATAACTTGATCGAAAATATTTTGGGAGATGGTATTGTTATTTCCGAAATGGCTTCGGGCGGGTTGGTAGAAAAAAATATTATTAGAAGACACAGTATGAGCCCTAAATCTAGAAACTATGCGGGACTTTGGTTGTATCAAACCGATAAGGTATTAATTCAAAACAACGAAGTTTATGATGGGGTTCATGGCTATAATGACGGCGAAGCGTTTGATTTTGATATTAGTGCAACAAACAATATTTATCAATATAATTACAGTCATAATAATAGAGGCGGCTTCCTGCTAACAATGGCGAGCGCAGGGGTAGGCAATGTGTTCCGTTATAATATTAGTAAAAATGATGGTAACGGCACAGAAATATTCTTCTGTATGAATGATCGTACTGCAATTTATAACAATACGATCTATATTGGAGAAGGTATGAAGGTGCTGTATTTGATCAAAGAAAACAATATTCAAAACATGTTCTTCAAAAACAATATCGTACATGTTGAAGGTAAGCTTGAAAAATATTCACAAATGACGACATCTTATGATGCTCCAAATGTATCGAACAATCTGTTCTATCCAGCGAGCGTAGCAAGCTTACCGGGAAGCCCGAATTCATATTCAACATTAGTAACAGGACCTGCTAATCTTGTTAGTCCTGATGCAGAAAGTATCGTCATGGACACTTGGACACAGCAAATATGGGATACGAATATAGCTAACTTCAAGCTTACAGCTGATTCACCTGCAATTGATGCAGGAGTAGTTATTCCTAACTCGGGAGCACATGATATTTACGGCACGCCGTTATATGCAGGACAACCAGATATCGGTGCACATGAATTTACTGTAGTTCAAGTTGATCGTACAGCTCTAAATGATCTAATTAACACAGCACAATCAACACATGATGCAGCATTGGAAGGTACAAATGCTGGTCAATACCCGGTAGGTTCGAAAGCCGTCTTGCAGGATGCAATTCATAGTGCAGCTGATGTAGCTAAAGATACTGATGCAACGCAATTGCAAATTAACGAAGCGGTAGCTACTTTGAATACGGCATTAGAAACGTTTAAGTCTGCAGTATCTATCGGGGTTCCAGGAGATGTGAATGGTAACGATAAAGTAAGCATTGAGAATCTAGCACATATTGCAAAACATTATGGTAAAAAGTTTGGTGATGCAGATTGGAACGATGTAAAGTTTGCTGATATTAACAATGATAATAAGATTGATATTGAGGATCTTGTAGCTTTGGCAAAATTGATATCGTAG
- a CDS encoding response regulator — translation MLTAILVDDDYPVVRYLSKSLQWGELAVELIGCYSNGLEAWEAAGLKNPDIIITDIGMPKMNGLEMLEKFTTVNPNFKAIILSCHNEFEYAQRAMKLNVGEYILKESLDVDQLQEILRTVVLEINSEKKRSAEMIMYKQKESMNQSALKEKFLKDTLYQSNWTKVAWIEQARQIGISMQAKYYIPMVVSIDRMSTLANSRKMNDYTISFAVENVLQDILESSQCTIFQYSYRQLVILFCCDDPAKEQQTIYYAMQQCISAIQQYLKISVSCFQGQGSLNPKEIQNVLRPMLKNTEQCFYLNESRIHRFEVTVFSKEDIYAEYSQLFSAINNSIALNQPDALCTQITEWTKEVRNKKFHPSDVKEMVLQLLLDLQMKTKITLQVQQDSTRDKLYDVVNSIESLDHLRDWIVDYLSNVTKQLSMLVVSSTRTEVIKAQQFVIQHVTEKITLEDMANYLNLNSSYFSRLFKRETNQNFIEYVNKVKLQKAKELLQQSNKPVEEISDYLGYANKSYFIKLFKREMGIKPSEYTAWK, via the coding sequence GTGCTAACAGCAATTCTAGTAGATGATGATTATCCGGTAGTAAGATATCTTTCAAAGTCTCTTCAATGGGGAGAACTAGCTGTTGAGCTTATTGGTTGTTATTCGAACGGTCTTGAAGCTTGGGAGGCTGCAGGGTTGAAAAATCCAGATATTATTATTACCGATATTGGAATGCCCAAAATGAATGGATTAGAAATGTTGGAGAAATTTACAACCGTCAATCCTAACTTTAAAGCTATTATATTGTCTTGTCATAATGAGTTCGAGTACGCGCAACGAGCGATGAAACTAAATGTTGGAGAATATATTTTAAAAGAAAGTTTAGATGTGGATCAGCTGCAAGAGATTTTGAGAACAGTAGTGCTAGAAATAAATTCTGAGAAAAAGCGTTCAGCAGAAATGATCATGTATAAACAAAAAGAGTCTATGAATCAATCGGCATTAAAGGAAAAGTTTCTGAAGGACACTTTATATCAATCGAATTGGACGAAAGTGGCCTGGATTGAACAAGCACGTCAAATAGGTATCTCTATGCAGGCAAAATATTACATACCAATGGTCGTGTCAATCGACCGCATGTCAACGCTTGCTAATTCACGTAAAATGAACGATTACACCATTTCTTTTGCCGTTGAAAACGTTTTGCAAGATATTTTGGAGTCTAGTCAATGTACCATTTTTCAGTATAGTTACAGACAGCTAGTGATTCTTTTTTGCTGTGATGATCCAGCGAAGGAGCAACAAACCATTTACTATGCGATGCAGCAATGTATTTCAGCGATTCAGCAGTATTTGAAAATATCAGTCTCTTGTTTTCAAGGTCAGGGATCTCTTAATCCGAAAGAAATTCAAAATGTGTTGAGACCAATGTTGAAAAATACGGAGCAATGTTTTTACTTAAATGAATCAAGGATTCATCGATTTGAAGTAACTGTGTTTTCCAAGGAAGATATATATGCGGAATATTCACAGTTATTTTCTGCGATTAATAATAGTATTGCACTTAATCAACCGGATGCGCTGTGTACTCAGATTACTGAATGGACCAAAGAAGTAAGAAACAAAAAGTTTCATCCTAGCGATGTGAAAGAAATGGTGTTGCAATTGCTTTTAGATCTACAGATGAAAACGAAGATTACCCTTCAAGTTCAACAAGATTCAACAAGAGATAAGTTGTATGATGTAGTGAACTCTATTGAATCATTAGATCATTTAAGAGATTGGATTGTCGATTATTTAAGCAATGTAACGAAACAATTAAGCATGTTAGTAGTCAGTTCTACGAGGACGGAAGTTATAAAAGCTCAGCAATTTGTTATTCAACATGTGACAGAGAAGATTACATTGGAAGATATGGCTAATTATTTGAATTTAAACTCAAGCTATTTTAGCCGATTGTTTAAACGTGAGACAAACCAAAACTTTATTGAGTATGTCAACAAGGTGAAGCTACAGAAGGCGAAGGAATTACTACAACAATCTAATAAGCCGGTTGAAGAAATTTCAGATTATTTGGGTTACGCCAATAAAAGTTATTTTATTAAACTGTTTAAAAGAGAGATGGGGATAAAGCCTAGCGAATATACTGCATGGAAGTAA
- a CDS encoding histidine kinase, whose amino-acid sequence MFIQKYSLRMKLVWSALLCILIPLIIIYFFTNYFTRDIILERAISSAENTLKVTTTEINGVFEQTLELSNFVLMSSEIRQMLLVNRDELTTSEKKQDYNLSYSRLSGTLDDLFAPKDDFYVTILGKNGYIYTNYSYSEFNPNIFYEKEWFPLLNNMPVFSSYWQGENFNYNKNSAHWITIGRPIKRALNNSIGSVIVNVNERMIRSRLVNDDNQTMMLIDNEGTVISHADSTEIGKKMSWWSEDGNPRTIEIGQKKYIYVEQWLESNDWRVVSLIPYSAAIAKNNQVLFISFIVQALFFTLFFVVLIILISALTKPIRNLSNFVTTIGEGQLNARNGIRGPNEVGRLARTIDQMLDRIQSMFEQIESEQAKKRKAELEMLQSQINPHFMFNLLNSIRLNILEKGDKENAQLISSLSSLLRMTINRDNEFISLQEEVNTVNHYVKLMNFRHANQVVLENAFDNECGKLLVPRFMIQPLIENAIIHGFEQFDGKIVIEANRTYKDETAFLKISVRDNGKGMSKEKLDKLKKVRLNIEEEQDITEVDKIKGFSGIGVSNVVQRLQLIHGKLFHFDIQSEPDVGTEIIMEFPSK is encoded by the coding sequence GTGTTTATTCAAAAATATTCTTTGCGTATGAAATTGGTATGGTCGGCTTTACTATGTATTCTAATTCCGCTCATCATAATATATTTTTTTACGAATTATTTTACGAGAGACATTATATTAGAGAGGGCAATATCTAGCGCAGAAAATACGCTGAAGGTGACGACAACCGAAATTAATGGTGTTTTTGAACAGACATTAGAATTATCGAATTTCGTACTGATGAGTAGTGAGATTCGTCAAATGCTCTTAGTTAATCGGGATGAATTAACAACGAGTGAAAAAAAACAAGATTATAATCTCAGCTATAGTCGGTTATCCGGTACGTTGGATGATCTCTTTGCTCCAAAGGATGATTTTTATGTAACCATCCTAGGAAAGAATGGCTATATTTATACAAATTACTCGTATAGTGAATTTAATCCCAACATATTTTACGAAAAAGAATGGTTTCCTCTTTTGAATAATATGCCTGTTTTTTCTTCTTACTGGCAGGGAGAAAACTTTAATTATAATAAAAATTCAGCTCATTGGATTACAATTGGTCGCCCGATTAAGCGAGCGCTTAATAATTCAATTGGTTCCGTGATTGTGAATGTGAATGAACGAATGATTCGCTCTCGTCTAGTAAATGATGATAATCAAACTATGATGTTAATAGATAATGAAGGAACAGTGATTTCTCATGCTGATTCGACGGAAATAGGCAAGAAGATGTCTTGGTGGTCGGAGGACGGGAATCCACGAACGATAGAAATTGGGCAGAAAAAGTATATTTATGTAGAGCAGTGGTTGGAAAGTAATGATTGGCGAGTCGTTAGCCTAATTCCTTATTCAGCAGCCATTGCAAAGAATAATCAGGTTTTATTTATTAGTTTTATCGTTCAAGCATTATTTTTTACTTTATTTTTTGTCGTATTAATTATTCTTATTTCTGCATTAACTAAACCAATTAGAAACTTAAGCAACTTTGTCACTACCATTGGAGAGGGGCAGCTTAATGCTCGGAACGGAATTAGAGGCCCTAATGAAGTTGGTCGTTTAGCTCGGACGATTGATCAAATGCTAGATCGTATCCAGTCGATGTTTGAACAAATAGAAAGTGAACAGGCGAAGAAGCGCAAAGCTGAGCTTGAAATGCTCCAATCACAAATTAATCCGCATTTCATGTTTAATTTGTTGAATTCGATACGCCTCAATATTCTCGAAAAAGGCGATAAAGAAAATGCACAATTAATTAGCTCGCTCTCATCTTTGTTGCGGATGACAATTAATCGTGATAACGAATTCATCTCTCTTCAAGAAGAAGTGAACACGGTTAATCATTATGTGAAATTGATGAATTTTAGACATGCCAATCAAGTTGTACTGGAAAATGCTTTTGATAATGAATGCGGCAAGTTATTAGTTCCACGATTTATGATACAACCTTTAATTGAAAACGCTATTATTCATGGGTTTGAACAATTTGATGGAAAAATTGTTATCGAAGCAAATCGTACATACAAGGATGAGACCGCATTTTTGAAAATATCAGTTCGGGACAATGGAAAAGGGATGTCGAAAGAGAAGCTAGATAAGTTGAAAAAGGTTCGATTAAACATTGAAGAAGAACAGGATATTACAGAGGTTGATAAGATTAAAGGTTTCTCGGGGATCGGTGTCAGCAACGTCGTTCAGCGGCTACAATTAATTCATGGTAAACTTTTTCATTTCGATATTCAAAGTGAGCCCGATGTAGGCACGGAAATTATTATGGAATTCCCATCAAAATAG
- a CDS encoding extracellular solute-binding protein produces MKKRKFSTVLISLTLAMSLAACGGNGNNAPNATNKPADANGKSEAEQVVLKLSTWQPNDKAKWDVIIPEFEKEHPGIKVELDLLNEKGDSVAAMQKLDLMAASKDQLDIIELPYTNYAQRADIGLLEPLTSFIDKEGYKYEEEYLVDTKVNDEIYALPSSMQRWFVLLNKDMLDEAGLPVPTDWTWKEFEDYAKQLTQGEGATKRYGAYLHNWPDYFQLQLMSKSTDNTFLKADGTSNASDPLFKANLEMMNRMMYEDKSANMYEDIISQKLAYRNQYFNGLTAMLPIGDWMVAESGGTDAIPASFVTAFAPIPKAEGESKHYSPVQPTFMGVAAKSENKEAAYTFVRWYTTKGLEIGGRVFSGWANSDTNKLVDTIVAGAKDPSKIDVESLKYTMENTNPGVAPVPAKYADEAKNTVIPEAELYILGKQDVDTTIANIDKKIADIVKNN; encoded by the coding sequence ATGAAAAAGAGAAAATTTTCAACAGTATTAATAAGTTTGACGTTGGCAATGTCTTTAGCGGCATGCGGAGGTAATGGAAACAATGCACCGAACGCTACTAATAAACCAGCAGATGCTAATGGTAAATCAGAAGCGGAGCAAGTAGTTCTTAAGTTAAGCACTTGGCAACCTAATGACAAAGCGAAGTGGGATGTCATTATTCCAGAATTTGAAAAAGAACACCCTGGCATTAAAGTAGAACTTGATTTACTTAATGAAAAAGGCGATTCTGTTGCAGCTATGCAAAAGCTAGACTTGATGGCAGCATCTAAGGATCAGCTAGACATTATCGAGCTACCTTATACAAACTATGCTCAGCGTGCGGATATTGGGTTACTTGAGCCATTGACAAGCTTCATTGACAAAGAAGGTTATAAGTATGAGGAAGAATATCTTGTTGATACAAAAGTAAATGATGAGATTTATGCACTTCCATCATCTATGCAACGTTGGTTTGTTCTTTTGAACAAAGATATGTTGGATGAAGCTGGATTGCCGGTGCCAACTGACTGGACTTGGAAAGAGTTCGAAGATTATGCGAAGCAATTAACGCAAGGTGAAGGTGCTACTAAGCGTTATGGTGCATATTTGCATAACTGGCCAGATTATTTCCAATTACAATTAATGAGTAAGTCTACAGATAATACATTCCTTAAAGCAGATGGAACATCAAATGCGTCAGATCCATTATTTAAAGCAAACTTGGAAATGATGAATAGAATGATGTATGAAGATAAAAGTGCAAACATGTATGAAGATATTATTTCTCAGAAGCTAGCTTATCGTAATCAATATTTCAATGGTCTTACTGCAATGTTGCCAATCGGCGACTGGATGGTTGCTGAATCTGGCGGTACAGACGCTATTCCTGCTTCGTTTGTAACTGCATTTGCGCCAATTCCAAAAGCTGAAGGTGAAAGCAAGCACTATTCTCCAGTACAACCGACTTTTATGGGGGTAGCAGCTAAGTCAGAAAACAAAGAAGCAGCTTATACTTTCGTTAGATGGTATACAACTAAAGGTTTGGAAATCGGAGGACGTGTATTCTCTGGTTGGGCAAATTCAGATACAAACAAACTTGTTGATACAATCGTGGCTGGAGCTAAAGACCCATCCAAGATCGATGTAGAATCATTGAAATATACAATGGAAAACACTAATCCAGGTGTCGCTCCAGTTCCTGCGAAGTATGCTGATGAAGCGAAAAATACAGTTATCCCTGAGGCGGAATTGTATATTCTAGGCAAACAAGATGTGGATACAACGATCGCGAACATTGACAAAAAAATTGCAGATATTGTTAAAAATAACTAA
- a CDS encoding carbohydrate ABC transporter permease gives MKNINIPKIGWTLAMALLGIVFLLPFLWMLSTSFKTEADVFTFPIQWIPQNWNAIENYKEVWTGDFVQYYVNSIYITLATTLINVFVCALAAYGFSKLRFPGRDAMFVVVLALYMVPPQASLVPQFLLFNWLNLIDTHVGLILINSFSIIGAFMLRQFFMGVNNEYLESARMDGAGHLRTFFQIAFPLIRPAVATYAILRFIWTWNDYQYPLIFIKTKELFTIQLGIRLFGDQYGDVYSLMMAGAVSAILPLLIIFAIGQKQVIAGISAGGVKG, from the coding sequence ATGAAAAATATAAATATACCAAAAATTGGTTGGACTCTGGCAATGGCATTGCTAGGTATCGTGTTTTTACTTCCATTTCTATGGATGCTTTCAACTTCATTTAAGACAGAGGCAGATGTATTTACTTTTCCGATACAATGGATTCCTCAAAATTGGAATGCAATTGAAAATTACAAAGAAGTATGGACTGGCGATTTCGTACAGTACTATGTGAACTCTATCTATATAACACTAGCAACGACTTTGATTAATGTATTTGTATGTGCATTAGCTGCATATGGTTTTTCTAAGTTACGTTTCCCAGGTAGAGATGCGATGTTTGTAGTTGTACTTGCTTTGTACATGGTACCGCCGCAAGCTTCACTAGTTCCTCAGTTTTTATTGTTTAATTGGTTAAATTTAATTGATACTCATGTTGGTTTGATCTTAATTAATAGTTTTAGTATTATCGGTGCATTTATGTTAAGACAGTTTTTCATGGGTGTTAACAATGAGTACCTTGAATCGGCTCGTATGGACGGTGCAGGACATCTCCGTACATTTTTCCAAATTGCGTTCCCACTAATTCGTCCAGCTGTAGCGACATATGCTATTCTACGTTTTATATGGACATGGAACGATTATCAATATCCACTTATTTTCATTAAAACAAAAGAATTATTTACGATTCAACTAGGAATACGTTTGTTCGGTGACCAATATGGTGATGTTTACTCGCTTATGATGGCAGGAGCAGTTTCTGCTATTCTACCGTTACTTATCATTTTTGCAATTGGACAAAAACAAGTTATTGCGGGTATTTCTGCCGGTGGTGTAAAAGGTTAA